In Oncorhynchus tshawytscha isolate Ot180627B unplaced genomic scaffold, Otsh_v2.0 Un_contig_10862_pilon_pilon, whole genome shotgun sequence, a single window of DNA contains:
- the LOC112241883 gene encoding V-type proton ATPase subunit S1, producing MLWAENLTVSVLRGGRWERHDLTSLTFGEGVTPRLQGSLCNQSHSSLVLNYENILGHRSFKLVFAMSQRHYKVSARRWFTLDAVEIEYDGQKATFNGSRNVYAPAEYSYRCQSVTNFRYPLLVPRTSKDPANQWRVSFTDFQIQGFNVAGGEFSYASDCAGFFSPGIWMGLLTSLLMLMVLTYGLHMIMQLHHTMDRLTHI from the exons ATGCTGTGGGCAGAGAACCTGACCGTGAGCGTGCTCCGTGGTGGTCGTTGGGAACGACACGACCTCACCTCTCTGACCTTTGGTGAGGGCGTGACCCCTAGGCTCCAGGGCTCCCTCTGCAACCAATCACACTCCAg TCTGGTTCTAAACTATGAGAATATCCTGGGACACCGTTCCTTCAAACTAGT gttTGCCATGTCCCAGCGCCACTACAAGGTGTCAGCTCGCCGCTGGTTCACGCTAGACGCCGTGGAGATAGAATACGACGGTCAGAAAGCAACGTTTAACGGGAGCCGTAACGTGTACGCGCCGGCTGAGTACTCCTAccgctgtcagtcagtcactaacttCAGATACCCCCTCCTGGTTCCGCGCACCTCCAAAGACCCTGCTAACCAGTGGAGGGTCTCCTTCACGGACTTCCAG ATCCAGGGTTTCAACGTTGCAGGGGGAGAGTTCTCCTATGCCAGTGACTGTGCAGGGTTCTTCAGTCCTGGTATCTGGATGGGACTGCTCACCAGTCTACTGATGCTCATGGTCCTGACCTACGGCCTCCATATGATCATGCAGCTACACCACACCATGGACCGACTAACACACATtt